Sequence from the Longibacter salinarum genome:
AGCCCGTCACCTACATCCAGGCGCTGCAAGTGGTGGTGGAGGCGATCACCACGGCCGGCTTCGGCGGCCATGCTCCGTGGCAGAGCGGGGTGCTGAACGTGATGGTTCTCGCTATGAACCTGACGGGTGTCCTTTTCGTCTTCCTTGCCGTTCCGGTGTTCCTTGTGCCGCTCTTTCGCGAGGTCATACGGTCGCATCCCCCGTCGTCGACGGACATCACCGGCCACATCATTATCTGCACGCACACCGCTCGTGGAGATGCGTTTATATCGGAACTCATCGCTCGAAACCAGGGCTATGTCATTATCGAGCCCGATCGGGACGTGGCCCGAAGGCTCTACGACGACGGCTATCAGGTGATGGTTGGTGACCCGGAGTCGGTCGATGTGCTGAAGAACGCGAACATCGCGGACGCGATGGCCGTGGTCGCCGATGCCGAAGACGATGTTAATGCGAGTATTGCCCTGTCCGTCCGCGAGATCGATTCCGATATCCGCGTTGTCACGTTGGTCGAAGATCCCGCTCTTGTGACGTATCACCGGTTGGCGGGGGCTGACGACGTGTTGTCGCCGCGGCAGCTCGTGGGCGAAAGTCTCGCACGTCAGGTTCCGACGGTGATGCGGGCGTCAATCGCTGAAGGTGTGCCGCTCGGCGGTGAGATCAAGCTCGTGGAGTTGAAAGTTGAGCCCGACGGAGAGCTCATCGGAAAGACCATAGGAGATCTACTGAATCGCGGGGAATATGCAACGGATCTCATCGGTGCCTGGAAGGATGGAGAGTTTACGAGCCCTCTGCCCGACAACTTTGTGCTGGATTCCGGTGTACGGCTGTTGGTTGCCGGCCCGGCATCACGCATCAAGGCTCTTCAGGAAGAAGCATCCGCGACGCTCGCATACGCTCCGCCACGGTCGGTCGTCATTGCAGGATATGGGCGAGCAGGAGAGGCTGCGGCGTCCGTGTTGGCGGAGACGAGTGCGTCTGTTACGGTACTCGACCGGGAGCCGAGTCGTCCGGTCGATGTCGTGGGCGATGTGCGCGATCCGGATGTGCTGGTCGAGGCCGGCGTCAAAGATGCCACGGCCGCGATCATAACCGTCGACGATGATACAACGGCGATTCTCGCCACGCTCGTCATGCGAGATCTCAATCCGGGCCTCTACATCATCGTCCGGGCAAATGCTGAGTCCGATGAGCGTAAGCTGTATCGGGCGGGTGCGAACTACGTGCAGTCTCTGGCCACGGTGAGCGGCCGGATGCTGGCGTCTACGATCTTACAGGATGAAGAAGTACTGTCCTTCGAGCAGCAGATTGAAATTGTCAAACTCCCGGCCGGTCGCCTCGCGGGAATGACCCTTGCGGATGCAGACGTACGGACAGAAACAGGCGTCGTCGTACTTGCTATTTACCGCGACGGAGAGACGCACCTCGATATGGACCCAAACACCTTCGAAATCGCGAAGGAGGATGCTCTCATCATTGCAGGCATGACGGAGAACATTCGTCACTTCGAAACCCGATATCTTGGGTAGATTTAGGGGGAGATAACAGCTCGAGGTGTGCACTTTTGCCGCCCTCCCGAGGACATAGGTCGACGCCGCGGTTCAATCCGCCTGATTCCTTTCAACAAAGCGAGAGCGGAATTCAGAACGCACCGGTCTCTCGACGGACCGATTCCGGTCATCTCTATACTCGCGATACCAGGCGTCGTTACTATCGGGCACCGTGTCTAGTGCGGCTGGGGCAACGGATCACCCTTGCCTGCGAATAGACATGAACGACCATGCTGGCTTTTTCGCGAATCATCGGCCAAACAGGTTGTCGCATCATGAACTGGCGAGAGATTGC
This genomic interval carries:
- a CDS encoding potassium channel family protein, translating into MNIWTRRFLYAIGTVSAVFLLYAMVYQWCMRTFEGEPVTYIQALQVVVEAITTAGFGGHAPWQSGVLNVMVLAMNLTGVLFVFLAVPVFLVPLFREVIRSHPPSSTDITGHIIICTHTARGDAFISELIARNQGYVIIEPDRDVARRLYDDGYQVMVGDPESVDVLKNANIADAMAVVADAEDDVNASIALSVREIDSDIRVVTLVEDPALVTYHRLAGADDVLSPRQLVGESLARQVPTVMRASIAEGVPLGGEIKLVELKVEPDGELIGKTIGDLLNRGEYATDLIGAWKDGEFTSPLPDNFVLDSGVRLLVAGPASRIKALQEEASATLAYAPPRSVVIAGYGRAGEAAASVLAETSASVTVLDREPSRPVDVVGDVRDPDVLVEAGVKDATAAIITVDDDTTAILATLVMRDLNPGLYIIVRANAESDERKLYRAGANYVQSLATVSGRMLASTILQDEEVLSFEQQIEIVKLPAGRLAGMTLADADVRTETGVVVLAIYRDGETHLDMDPNTFEIAKEDALIIAGMTENIRHFETRYLG